The Gammaproteobacteria bacterium genome includes a region encoding these proteins:
- a CDS encoding thioredoxin family protein, whose translation LALLAWAMLGGWELQLPAAWRDRLDSWGRRESRGGLRGAGAMGVLSALMVGPCTAPPLFAALAFANLYGDPLLGGMALGAMGLGLGMPLLLIGGTAGALLPRAGPWMTVVRKAFGVAMLGLALWFLGQLLPGPLTLFLWAMLLITTAVFLGALDPLPDRGKWPRLGKGLGLGMLFYGAALIVGAAGGNGDLLRPLANFGGGEKAAAEHPGLDFRRVRDVAELDSSLQAAARQGRAVMLDFRADWCVVCRQLERETFTDPRVRDALRQAVLLQVDVTAYDEADRLLLEKFGLLGPPALLFFGDDARERDSYRIYTFLGAEEFVLHVRQALAS comes from the coding sequence TGCTGGCGCTGCTGGCCTGGGCCATGCTGGGCGGGTGGGAGTTGCAGCTGCCCGCCGCCTGGCGCGACAGGCTGGATTCCTGGGGCAGGCGGGAATCCCGGGGCGGCCTGCGGGGGGCGGGGGCCATGGGGGTTTTGTCGGCGCTGATGGTGGGGCCCTGCACGGCCCCGCCGCTGTTTGCCGCCCTTGCCTTCGCCAACCTCTACGGGGATCCCCTGCTGGGAGGGATGGCGCTGGGCGCGATGGGGCTGGGCCTGGGAATGCCGTTGCTGCTGATAGGCGGCACGGCAGGCGCCCTGTTGCCGCGGGCCGGGCCGTGGATGACGGTGGTCCGAAAAGCCTTCGGCGTCGCCATGCTGGGGCTGGCCCTGTGGTTCCTGGGGCAGTTGCTTCCCGGGCCGCTGACCCTGTTCCTGTGGGCCATGCTGCTGATTACCACGGCGGTCTTCCTGGGCGCCCTGGACCCGTTGCCGGACCGGGGCAAGTGGCCCCGGCTGGGGAAGGGGCTGGGCCTGGGAATGCTGTTTTACGGCGCGGCTTTGATCGTGGGGGCGGCGGGCGGCAACGGCGACTTGCTGCGGCCGCTGGCAAACTTCGGCGGCGGCGAAAAGGCCGCCGCGGAACACCCGGGCCTGGATTTTCGGCGCGTGCGCGATGTCGCCGAATTGGACAGCAGTTTGCAGGCGGCCGCCCGGCAGGGCCGCGCCGTGATGCTCGATTTTCGCGCCGACTGGTGCGTGGTATGCAGACAGTTGGAGCGGGAAACCTTTACCGACCCGCGGGTGCGGGATGCGCTGCGGCAGGCCGTGTTGTTACAGGTGGATGTGACCGCCTACGACGAGGCGGACCGGTTGCTGCTCGAGAAATTCGGCTTGCTGGGGCCGCCGGCCCTGCTGTTTTTCGGAGACGACGCGCGCGAGCGCGATTCGTACCGCATCTACACCTTCCTCGGGGCCGAGGAGTTCGTCCTGCATGTCCGGCAGGCGCTTGCCTCATGA
- the accB gene encoding acetyl-CoA carboxylase biotin carboxyl carrier protein has product MDIRKIKKLIQLLEQSEITELELREGEEQVRISRQGRETTAAAATARPAAADANAGAGGAPPGAEAEADPRQHIFRAPMVGTFYAAPAPDEKPFVHSGQTVKKGNVLCIIEAMKVMNHIEADTDGVVEKVFVASGDPIEYGEPLFAIRK; this is encoded by the coding sequence ATGGATATACGCAAAATCAAAAAACTGATCCAGTTGCTGGAACAGTCGGAAATCACCGAACTGGAATTGCGCGAGGGCGAAGAGCAGGTGCGCATCAGCCGTCAAGGCAGGGAAACGACGGCGGCGGCGGCGACGGCGCGCCCCGCCGCGGCAGACGCGAATGCGGGCGCCGGCGGCGCGCCCCCGGGCGCGGAGGCGGAAGCGGATCCGAGGCAACATATCTTTCGGGCGCCCATGGTCGGCACGTTCTACGCCGCGCCCGCGCCGGACGAGAAGCCCTTCGTCCACTCGGGGCAGACGGTCAAAAAGGGCAATGTGCTTTGCATCATCGAGGCGATGAAGGTAATGAATCACATCGAGGCCGATACCGACGGCGTGGTGGAAAAGGTGTTCGTGGCAAGCGGCGACCCCATCGAATACGGCGAGCCTCTGTTCGCGATCCGCAAGTGA
- the aroQ gene encoding type II 3-dehydroquinate dehydratase, with amino-acid sequence MERTKKILVLGGPNLNLLGQREPEIYGKGSLDEIHSRLRQQAAECGVRLDCFQSNAEHELIERIQAAGQEGCDAIIINPGALTHTSIALRDALLAVAIPFIEVHISNPLSREAFRRRSYLSDIAFGLICGMGQIGYELALAALHRHWAGD; translated from the coding sequence ATGGAACGAACGAAGAAAATTCTGGTGCTCGGCGGCCCCAACCTGAACCTGCTGGGGCAACGCGAGCCGGAAATTTACGGCAAAGGCTCGCTGGACGAGATCCACTCCCGCCTGCGCCAGCAGGCGGCCGAATGCGGCGTGCGGCTGGATTGTTTTCAAAGCAACGCCGAGCACGAGTTGATCGAGCGCATTCAGGCCGCCGGGCAGGAGGGCTGCGATGCCATCATTATCAATCCCGGCGCCCTGACCCATACCAGCATCGCGCTGCGGGACGCCTTGCTGGCGGTGGCCATTCCCTTTATCGAGGTGCATATCTCGAACCCGCTCTCCCGCGAGGCGTTCCGCCGCCGTTCGTATCTGTCCGATATCGCATTCGGCCTGATCTGCGGGATGGGACAGATCGGCTACGAATTGGCGCTCGCCGCATTGCACCGGCACTGGGCGGGCGACTGA
- a CDS encoding TlpA disulfide reductase family protein, whose protein sequence is MRNGWLWWSLPATALLSAALGFSLRAWLEPGWRGADPVPALGKPRPDFRLPDLEGRMHTPAEWDGKVLVVNFWASWCLPCREEIPEFIALQEKYETRGLRFVGIAIDQAQNARDFSAQLEINYPVLIGGLEAVQVAEAYGNRVGGLPYTVIVSRSGEIVFSRWGRLHGPEAEKQLLRWL, encoded by the coding sequence ATGAGGAACGGTTGGCTCTGGTGGAGCCTGCCGGCGACGGCGCTGCTGTCCGCCGCCCTGGGGTTCTCCCTGCGCGCGTGGCTCGAACCCGGCTGGCGCGGCGCGGACCCGGTGCCGGCACTGGGCAAGCCGCGCCCCGATTTCCGCCTGCCGGACCTGGAGGGGCGCATGCACACTCCGGCGGAATGGGACGGCAAGGTGCTGGTGGTGAATTTCTGGGCCAGTTGGTGCCTGCCCTGCCGGGAAGAGATACCCGAGTTCATTGCCTTGCAGGAAAAATACGAGACCCGGGGGCTGCGGTTCGTGGGCATTGCCATTGACCAGGCCCAGAACGCCCGGGATTTCTCCGCGCAGCTGGAGATCAACTACCCGGTGCTGATCGGCGGGCTGGAGGCTGTGCAGGTGGCCGAGGCGTACGGAAACCGCGTGGGCGGCTTGCCTTATACTGTCATCGTCTCTCGTTCCGGCGAGATCGTGTTCTCGCGCTGGGGCAGGTTGCACGGTCCGGAAGCCGAGAAACAGTTGTTGCGCTGGCTGTGA